From Medicago truncatula cultivar Jemalong A17 chromosome 7, MtrunA17r5.0-ANR, whole genome shotgun sequence, a single genomic window includes:
- the LOC11421682 gene encoding MDIS1-interacting receptor like kinase 1, whose translation MRMKNNMMQMKTQIFIFFCYIVIFCFSNSFSAASNDEVSALLSLKEGLVDPLNTLQDWKLDAAHCNWTGIECNSAGTVENLDLSHKNLSGIVSGDIQRLQNLTSLNLCCNAFSSPFPKFISNLTTLKSLDVSQNFFIGEFPLGLGKASGLTTLNASSNEFTGSIPLDIGNATSLEMLDLRGSFFEGSIPKSFSNLHKLKFLGLSGNNLTGKIPGELGNLSSLEYMILGYNEFEGEIPAEFGNLTSLKYLDLAVANLGGEIPEELGNLKLLDTLFLYNNNLEGRIPSQIGNITSLQFLDLSDNNLSGKIPDEMSLLKNLKLLNFMGNQLSGFVPSGLGNLPQLEVFELWNNSLSGPLPSNLGENSPLQWLDVSSNSLSGEIPETLCSKGNLTKLILFNNAFSGPIPSSLSMCSSLVRVRIHNNFLSGKVPVGLGKLEKLQRLELANNSLTGEIPDDIPSSMSLSFIDLSRNKLHSFLPSTILSIPNLQVFKVSNNNLEGKIPGQFQDSPSLTVLDLSSNHLSGTIPDSIGSCQKLVNLNLQNNLLIGEIPKALANMPTMAMLDLSNNSLTGHIPENFGVSPALEAFDVSYNKLEGSVPENGMLRTINPNNLVGNAGLCGGTLLSCNQNSAYSSMHGSSHEKHIITGWIIGISSILAIGITILVARSLYVRWYTGGFCFRERFYKGSKGWPWRLMAFQRLGFTSTDILACIKETNVIGMGGTGIVYKAEVPHSNTVVAVKKLWRSGNDVEVGRGSDELVGEVNLLGRLRHRNIVRLLGFLHNDTDLMIVYEFMNNGNLGDALHGRQSVRHLVDWVSRYNIALGVAQGLAYLHHDCHPPVIHRDIKSNNILLDANLEARIADFGLAKMMIQKNETVSMVAGSYGYIAPEYGYALKVDEKIDVYSYGVVLLELVTGKRPLDSEFGESVDIVEWIRRKIRENKSLEEALDPSVGNCRHVIEEMLLVLRIAVVCTAKLPKERPSMRDVIMMLGEAKPRRKINGNNETSLAANNNNKEMSVFSTSPVSGLL comes from the exons ATGAGAATGAAAAATAACATGATGCAGATGAAAACTcaaattttcatcttcttctgttacattgtcattttttgtttttctaacaGTTTTTCTGCTGCTTCAAATGATGAAGTATCAGCTTTGCTTTCTTTGAAAGAAGGTCTTGTTGATCCTTTGAACACCCTTCAGGATTGGAAATTGGATGCTGCTCATTGTAACTGGACCGGAATCGAATGCAACTCGGCTGGAACTGTGGAGAACCTTGATCTCTCTCACAAGAATCTCAGTGGTATAGTATCCGGTGATATAcaaagacttcaaaatcttaCTTCTCTTAACTTATGTTGCAATGCATTTTCATCACCATTTCCAAAATTTATATCCAATCTCACCACATTGAAAAGTCTTGATGTAAGTCAGAATTTCTTCATTGGTGAATTTCCATTAGGACTTGGAAAGGCGTCGGGACTTACAACATTAAATGCATCAAGTAATGAGTTCACAGGTTCAATTCCTTtggacattggaaatgcaacttCCTTAGAAATGCTTGATCTCAGAGGCAGTTTCTTTGAAGGTTCGATTCCAAAATCATTCAGCAACTTGCATAAGTTGAAGTTTCTTGGTTTATCAGGGAATAATCTCACTGGAAAAATTCCTGGTGAGCTTGGAAATCTTTCATCATTGGAATATATGATTCTTGGATATAACGAATTCGAAGGTGAGATTCCAGCAGAATTTGGAAATCTCACTAGTCTTAAGTATCTTGATTTAGCAGTAGCAAATCTTGGTGGTGAGATTCCAGAGGAATTAGGAAATCTCAAGTTATTGGATACACTTTTCTTATACAACAACAATCTTGAAGGAAGAATTCCTTCACAAATTGGTAACATTACTTCTTTGCAGTTTTTAGATCTTTCTGATAACAATTTGTCAGGAAAAATTCCAGATGAAATGAGTCTTCTGAAGAATTTGAAGCTTCTGAACTTCATGGGAAACCAGTTATCTGGTTTTGTTCCTTCTGGACTTGGAAATTTGCCTCAATTGGAGGTTTTTGAGCTATGGAACAATTCATTATCAGGTCCATTGCCTAGTAACCTCGGCGAGAATTCACCATTGCAATGGTTGGATGTATCATCCAATTCACTCTCTGGAGAGATTCCAGAAACTCTTTGCAGCAAGGGCAATCTTACCAAGCTAATACTTTTCAACAATGCTTTCTCTGGTCCAATTCCATCAAGCCTATCAATGTGTTCTTCTCTTGTTCGtgttcgaattcacaacaattttctttctgGAAAAGTTCCTGTTGGTCTTGGCAAGCTTGAGAAGCTTCAAAGGTTAGAATTAGCAAACAATAGTCTCACTGGTGAAATTCCAGATGATATTCCTTCTTCCATGTCACTTTCTTTCATTGATCTCTCAAGAAACAAACTTCATTCTTTTCTCCCTTCCACCATTCTATCCATTCCAAATCTTCAAGTTTTCAAGGTCTCCAATAACAACTTAGAAGGGAAAATTCCAGGCCAATTTCAGGACTCTCCTTCACTAACTGTTCTTGATCTCTCGTCAAATCATTTGTCCGGAACCATTCCAGATAGTATAGGTTCATGTCAAAAATTAGTAAATTTGAACCTCCAAAATAACCTTTTGATTGGCGAAATCCCAAAAGCATTAGCTAACATGCCTACAATGGCAATGCTTGATCTTTCAAACAATTCTTTGACTGGTCATATACCTGAAAACTTTGGTGTATCTCCAGCTCTTGAAGCATTTGATGTCTCATACAACAAGCTTGAAGGTTCTGTGCCAGAAAATGGTATGCTAAGAACTATAAACCCGAATAATCTCGTCGGCAATGCTGGCCTATGTGGTGGTACCCTCCTTTCATGTAATCAAAACTCAGCATATTCATCAATGCATGGAAGTTCACATGAAAAACACATTATCACAGGATGGATCATTGGAATATCATCAATTCTAGCCATTGGAATTACAATTTTGGTGGCAAGATCTTTATATGTAAGGTGGTACACTGGTGGTTTTTGCTTCAGAGAAAGATTTTATAAAGGTAGCAAAGGGTGGCCATGGAGATTGATGGCATTTCAGAGACTTGGCTTTACAAGTACTGACATTCTGGCTTGTATCAAAGAAACAAATGTGATTGGAATGGGAGGCACCGGCATTGTTTACAAGGCCGAGGTACCTCATTCTAACACAGTTGTGGCAGTGAAAAAGTTGTGGAGATCAGGAAATGATGTTGAAGTAGGAAGAGGAAGTGATGAGCTTGTTGGAGAGGTGAATCTTTTAGGGAGACTAAGGCATAGGAACATTGTTAGATTATTAGGATTTCTTCATAATGACACCGATTTGATGATAGTTTATGAGTTTATGAACAATGGTAATCTTGGAGATGCCTTGCATGGTAGGCAATCAGTTAGGCATCTTGTGGATTGGGTTTCAAGATATAACATAGCTCTAGGAGTTGCTCAGGGACTTGCTTATCTTCACCATGACTGTCATCCGCCGGTTATTCATCGCGACATCAAGTCAAATAATATACTGCTTGATGCAAATCTTGAGGCAAGGATAGCAGATTTCGGGTTAGCCAAGATGATGATCCAGAAGAACGAAACAGTATCCATGGTTGCCGGATCCTATGGCTACATCGCTCCTG AATACGGATATGCATTGAAGGTTGATGAAAAGATTGATGTATACAGTTATGGAGTAGTTTTATTGGAGCTTGTCACAGGAAAGAGGCCATTAGATTCAGAATTTGGAGAAAGTGTAGACATTGTAGAGTGGATTAGAAGGAAAATTAGAGAAAACAAATCTCTAGAAGAAGCATTAGATCCAAGTGTAGGAAACTGCAGACATGTTATAGAAGAGATGCTTCTAGTTTTAAGAATAGCAGTTGTTTGCACTGCTAAGCTTCCAAAGGAAAGACCAAGCATGAGGGATGTTATAATGATGCTTGGAGAGGCAAAGCCTAGAAGAAAGATCAATGGTAACAATGAAACATCTTTAGCAGCTAACAACAATAACAAGGAGATGTCAGTTTTTAGCACATCACCAGTTAGTGGTCTTCTATAG
- the LOC11430833 gene encoding subtilisin-like protease SBT1.2, producing MESKFQLFFLTLFLLILNIHAQTLGTYIVQLHPHGTTKSLFTSNLEWHLSFIQQTISSDEDPSSRLLYSYRSAMDGFAAQLTEYELEYLQKNPDVISIRPDRLLQIQTTYSYKFLGLNPAKQNGWYQSGFGRGTIIGVLDTGVWPESPSFNDHDMPPVPKKWKGICQTGQAFNSSNCNRKLIGARYFTKGHLAISPSRIPEYLSPRDSSGHGTHTSSTAGGVPVPMASVFGYANGVARGMAPGAHIAVYKVCWFNGCYNSDIMAAMDVAIRDGVDVLSLSLGGFPVPLYDDSIAIGSFRAMEKGISVICAAGNNGPMAMSVANDAPWIATIGASTLDRKFPAIVRMGNGQVLYGESMYPVNRIASNSKELELVYLSGGDSESQFCLKGSLPKDKVQGKMVVCDRGVNGRSEKGQAVKEAGGAAMILANTELNLEEDSVDVHLLPATLVGFDESVTLKTYINSTTRPLARIEFGGTVTGKSRAPAVAVFSARGPSFTNPSILKPDVIAPGVNIIAAWPQNLGPTGLPDDTRRVNFSVMSGTSMSCPHVSGIAALIHSAHKKWSPAAIKSAIMTTADVTDHTGRPILDGDKPATAFATGAGNVNPQRALNPGLIYDIKPDDYVNHLCSIGYTKSEIFSITHKNISCHTIMRMNRGFSLNYPSISVIFKDGIRRKMFSRRVTNVGNPNSIYSVEVVAPQGVKVIVKPKKLIFKKINQSLSYRVYFISRKRVKKGSDTMNFAEGHLTWINSQNGSYRVRSPIAVSWNSK from the coding sequence atGGAATCCAAATTTCAACTCTTTTTCCTCACCCTTTTCCTCCTCATTCTCAACATCCATGCACAGACTCTTGGAACTTATATTGTTCAATTACACCCTCATGGCACAACCAAGTCTTTGTTCACCTCCAATCTTGAATGGCACCTTTCATTTATACAACAAACCATTTCATCTGATGAAGACCCTTCTTCTCGCCTTCTCTACTCTTACCGTTCCGCAATGGACGGTTTCGCAGCTCAGTTAACTGAGTATGAGCTCGAGTACCTACAAAAGAATCCTGATGTTATCTCAATTAGGCCTGATAGGCTACTCCAAATTCAAACCACATATTCTTACAAGTTCTTAGGACTCAACCCTGCAAAACAAAATGGTTGGTATCAATCAGGTTTTGGCCGTGGAACGATAATCGGGGTGCTTGATACCGGTGTTTGGCCAGAGAGTCCTAGCTTCAATGATCATGATATGCCTCCAGTTCCCAAGAAATGGAAGGGTATATGTCAAACAGGGCAGGCCTTTAACTCTTCCAATTGTAACAGAAAACTCATTGGCGCAAGGTACTTCACCAAAGGCCATTTGGCAATATCACCTTCAAGAATTCCAGAATATCTCTCTCCAAGAGACTCCTCTGGACATGGAACACACACTTCATCCACTGCTGGTGGAGTTCCGGTGCCAATGGCGAGTGTATTTGGTTATGCAAATGGCGTGGCAAGAGGTATGGCTCCCGGTGCTCACATTGCAGTGTACAAAGTGTGCTGGTTCAATGGCTGTTATAACTCTGACATCATGGCTGCAATGGATGTGGCAATCAGAGATGGTGTGGACGTTCTATCCTTGTCTCTAGGTGGTTTCCCGGTGCCACTATATGATGATAGTATTGCCATTGGAAGCTTTCGAGCAATGGAGAAAGGGATTTCAGTTATATGTGCGGCAGGAAACAATGGCCCAATGGCGATGTCTGTTGCCAATGATGCTCCTTGGATTGCAACTATTGGAGCAAGCACACTTGACAGAAAATTCCCAGCTATAGTTCGCATGGGTAATGGACAAGTTCTCTATGGAGAATCCATGTATCCGGTGAACAGAATAGCAAGCAATAGCAAAGAACTTGAGCTGGTTTACCTCTCTGGTGGGGATAGTGAGAGTCAATTTTGCCTCAAAGGGTCTCTTCCAAAGGACAAAGTTCAAGGAAAAATGGTGGTATGTGATCGAGGTGTCAACGGAAGATCAGAAAAGGGTCAAGCTGTGAAGGAAGCAGGTGGTGCTGCTATGATCTTGGCAAACACAGAGCTAAACTTGGAAGAAGATTCGGTTGATGTTCATCTCTTACCTGCAACATTGGTAGGATTTGATGAATCAGTCACCTTGAAAACTTACATAAACTCCACAACAAGGCCACTTGCTAGGATTGAATTTGGAGGAACTGTAACTGGGAAGTCTAGAGCACCAGCAGTAGCAGTATTCTCAGCTAGAGGACCAAGTTTCACAAACCCTTCAATCCTTAAACCAGATGTTATAGCTCCAGGAGTCAACATCATTGCTGCATGGCCTCAGAACCTTGGTCCTACTGGCCTACCAGATGACACTAGAAGAGTAAACTTCTCTGTCATGTCAGGTACCTCAATGTCATGTCCTCATGTTAGCGGTATCGCAGCTCTTATTCATTCCGCTCATAAAAAATGGAGCCCTGCCGCCATCAAATCAGCAATCATGACAACAGCAGATGTAACCGACCATACAGGAAGACCAATACTCGATGGAGACAAACCAGCTACCGCTTTCGCCACGGGAGCTGGAAATGTGAATCCACAAAGAGCGTTGAATCCCGGACTGATATACGATATCAAACCAGATGATTATGTCAACCACCTTTGCAGCATTGGTTATACGAAATCAGAAATATTCAGTATCACACACAAAAACATTAGCTGCCATACAATCATGCGGATGAATAGAGGATTCAGCCTTAACTATCCCTCAATCTCAGTGATCTTTAAAGATGGAATAAGGCGAAAGATGTTCAGCAGGAGGGTAACAAATGTGGGAAATCCTAACTCCATCTACTCAGTGGAGGTTGTGGCACCTCAAGGAGTAAAAGTGATAGTGAAACCCAAAAAACttatattcaaaaaaattaaccaaagcTTGAGTTACAGGGTTTATTTCATATCAAGAAAAAGGGTGAAAAAAGGTTCTGATACAATGAACTTTGCAGAAGGACATTTGACATGGATAAACTCACAGAATGGTTCTTACAGAGTTAGAAGCCCAATAGCAGTGAGTTGGAATTCTAAGTAG
- the LOC11428219 gene encoding xyloglucan galactosyltransferase MUR3, whose translation MRRRPVAAIFSDQMEKSTTKSHNSRIFFLASLSAFFWLLLLYFHFIILPHQQSSTTVNIQQPPPRKHFGFPDIKKTDPCGGRYIYVHNLPSRFNQDMLRECKTLSLWTNMCKFTTNAGLGPPLENIDGVFSDTGWYATNQFAVDVIFANRMKQYECLTNDSSIAAAVFVPFYAGFDIARYLWGYNISMRDAASVELVDWLMKRPEWGVMNGRDHFLVAGRITWDFRRLSEDEKDWGNKLLFLPAAKNMSMLVVESSPWNANDFGIPYPTYFHPAKDKDVFVWQERMRRLERKWLFSFAGAPRPGNAKSIRGQIIEQCRSSKVGKLLECDFGESKCHSPSSIMQMFQGSVFCLQPQGDSYTRRSAFDSMLAGCILVFFHPGSAYTQYTWHLPKDYTKYSVFIPEDDIRKRNVSIEERLSQIPEERVRIMREEVISLIPRLVYADPRSKLETLKDAFDVSVQAVIDKVTNLRKDIIEGRTDENFIEENSWKYALLDEGQHEVGPHEWDPFFSKPKDGNGESSDSSAEVAKNSWKNEQRTQS comes from the coding sequence ATGAGACGTCGCCCTGTGGCGGCCATTTTCTCCGATCAAATGGAGAAATCAACTACCAAATCCCACAATTCCCGTATCTTCTTCCTCGCTTCTCTCTCCGCTTTTTTCTGGCTTTTACTCCTCTACTTCCATTTCATCATCCTCCCCCACCAACAATCCTCCACCACCGTCAACATCCAACAACCACCACCACGGAAGCATTTCGGCTTCCCTGATATCAAAAAAACTGATCCATGTGGAGGTAGATACATCTACGTCCACAATCTTCCATCAAGGTTCAACCAAGACATGTTAAGAGAATGCAAAACCCTAAGTCTTTGGACGAACATGTGTAAGTTTACTACCAATGCAGGTCTTGGTCCGCCACTCGAAAACATCGACGGAGTTTTCTCTGATACTGGTTGGTATGCTACTAATCAATTTGCTGTTGATGTTATTTTCGCGAACCGGATGAAACAATATGAATGTTTGACAAATGATTCTTCAATTGCTGCTGCTGTTTTTGTACCGTTTTATGCTGGATTTGACATTGCACGTTATCTTTGGGGGTATAATATTTCAATGAGAGATGCTGCTTCTGTTGAGCTTGTTGATTGGTTGATGAAGAGACCGGAATGGGGTGTTATGAATGGGAGAGATCATTTTCTTGTTGCTGGTAGGATTACTTGGGATTTTAGGAGATTGAGTGAGGATGAAAAAGATTGGGGTAATAAGCTTTTGTTTTTACCTGCTGCTAAGAATATGTCTATGCTTGTTGTTGAATCTAGTCCTTGGAATGCTAATGATTTTGGGATTCCTTATCCGACGTATTTCCATCCCGCGAAAGATAAGGATGTTTTTGTTTGGCAGGAGAGGATGAGAAGGTTGGAGAGGAAATGGCTTTTCTCTTTTGCGGGTGCACCTCGTCCTGGTAATGCAAAATCGATTAGGGGTCAGATAATTGAGCAATGTAGGAGTTCTAAAGTTGGTAAGCTTTTGGAGTGTGATTTTGGGGAAAGTAAATGTCATTCTCCTAGTAGCATAATGCAGATGTTTCAGGGGTCCGTTTTTTGTCTTCAACCTCAGGGTGATTCTTATACAAGAAGATCTGCTTTTGATTCGATGTTGGCTGGTTGTATACTCGTGTTTTTCCATCCGGGTTCGGCGTATACACAATATACTTGGCATCTTCCTAAGGATTATACAAAGTATTCTGTGTTCATTCCGGAGGATGATATTCGAAAGAGGAATGTTAGTATAGAGGAGAGGCTTAGTCAGATACCTGAGGAACGAGTGAGGATCATGAGAGAGGAGGTGATTAGTCTCATTCCTAGATTAGTTTACGCTGATCCTCGCTCTAAGTTAGAGACTTTGAAAGATGCTTTTGATGTTTCTGTACAAGCTGTGATTGATAAGGTTACCAATTTGAGAAAGGATATTATTGAAGGGCGCACGGACGAAAACTTCATCGAGGAGAATAGTTGGAAATATGCATTGTTGGATGAGGGACAGCATGAGGTAGGACCTCATGAATGGGATCCTTTCTTTTCTAAACCCAAGGATGGAAATGGAGAATCCAGTGATTCCTCTGCTGAAGTTGCGAAAAATTCTTGGAAAAATGAGCAAAGAACTCAATCGTGA